GAAAATAGAGAGGTGCAAAAAGCATTGGAAGTGGATATGAAGCAACATGAAACGGTGATGGCTTCAATTAAACAAAATTTAAATAAATATGCGGCACAAGTAAAAGAGAAGCAGAAAGAGGCTAGAGAAATTGATCGTGAAATAGATAAAATTATTAAAGAAGCTATTGCAAGCTCTAATAAAAAAGCGAACGCAAAAAATAAAACAACTAAATCGTCGACGACATTTGCTTTAACACCTGAGGCAAAAATTTTGGCTGCAGATTTTTTAAGTAATAAAGGGAAATTAGTTTGGCCTGTAGAAAAAGGCTTGGTTAAGGTTAAGTATGGTATACAACGTCATCCAACGGATGCTTCGTTGTCTATAAATAGTACAGGTGTTCGTATTGCAACAGAGAAAGATGCCATTGTTAGAACGGTATTTAAAGGAGAAGTTTTAAAAATTATTGTTCAAAAAAGAGGAAATCCAACCGTACTAATAAAACATGGTAATTATATTACAGCGTATCATAATTTAAAAAAGATATCTGTTAAGCCTGGGGATAAGGTTGTTTCAAAACAAGAAATTGGAGAAGTCTTTACCGATAGCAAAGGGGAAACGCTATTATGGTTTAGTTTATATAAAAACGATAAATCTGTAAACCCTGCCGAGTGGATTTATAAGATGTAGACTGTCTAAATAATAAGTAATAAAAAACCCAATGCATTGCATTGGGTTTTTCGTTTTCTATATAAACAAAGCTTTAAGCTCTGTAGCATCGTTAGGTTTTATTTTTCCTGCTAGTAGTAAACTTAGTTGTTTACGTCTTAAAGCAGCAGCATAACGTTCTTTTTCTAAATCTGTTTCCGGTATTAATTCTGGTACAGCAACAGGTGTTCCGGTTTCGTCTACAGCAACAAACGTATAAATAGCTTCGTTAGCTTTAGATCGGTTTCCAGATTCTCTGTCTTCGACCCAAACATCAATATATATCTCCATAGAGCTTTTAAAGGCTCTAGAGACCTTAGCGTCTACAGTAACAACACTTCCTAAGGGAACGGCTTTGTTAAAGGCGACGTGGTTAACAGAAGCAGTTACAACAATACGTCTTGAGTGTCGTCTAGCGCTAATACTAGCAGCACGATCCATTCTAGCTAGCAACTCGCCACCAAAAAGGTTGTTTAAAGGATTCGTTTCACTAGGTAAAACTAAATCAGTCATTACGGTTCTAGAGTGTTCGGCAGTTCTTGCGTTCATCATAATTTTTCTTTTCAGCCACAAAGGTAAGCTGATTTAAATATTTAGATTGCTGATTTTACAATTTATTAAGAAATAAAAAACCTCAAAGAATTTAAATTCTTTGAGGTTTAATTATAACTAATAATGGCTTGGTTTTAGTCTATTGCTTTAATAAGCACCCAAGCATCTTTGTTTTGTTCTTTTCTAATTGCATTTAAAGCGTTAAAAGCATCCTCTCTTGAAGTATAACTAGCATAAACTACTTGGTGTAGTCCATGTCTGTTTTTACCTATTTTACGGGCTTTAAAACCTTGGTCTTGTAACTGCGATACTTTTTTGTCCGAGTTTTCTTCTTCTCTGAAAGCACCAGCTACAATATGATAATTACCACTTTGCTTATTTACGTTTAAAGTAATAGCAGGTAACGGATTGCTAATTACAAAAGTCGCTTCTTGTATTTGACTATCTAATTGTGTGTTAGCTTCTTCTTGTGCTATTTGGTTATGTTGGTCTACATTATTAACATAGTTATTAAAACCAAAACCAGCAACTCCTAAAGCAACAACCGCAATGGCAGCATACTTGAAAAACGACGTAGTGTTACGCTTTTCAGGAGTAATAGTAAGCGGGATTACTTTTTCAATAGTTTCTACTTCTTCTTCTTCTTTGTAAACTTCTCTAGTTACAGCAGGAGATACAAATTGAGACAATCCAAAAGCATCAGTTAAATAATTAAGATGATAAGAAGGGTTAAACTCAATCTTACTTTCTGCATTAAATGTTAGATCACCAATGTTTTCAAAACTTAATGTTTCGCCTTCCGCTAAATAAGACTTTAAAGACTTAACACGTTTAGATAAGTTTTGTAAGGCCGTTTCAAAAGGTATTTTTTCCACATCTGCTATATAACGAATTAACAAACCATCATTAGTCTGTATTTGCTCGT
This portion of the Olleya sp. Bg11-27 genome encodes:
- a CDS encoding acyl-CoA thioesterase; protein product: MNARTAEHSRTVMTDLVLPSETNPLNNLFGGELLARMDRAASISARRHSRRIVVTASVNHVAFNKAVPLGSVVTVDAKVSRAFKSSMEIYIDVWVEDRESGNRSKANEAIYTFVAVDETGTPVAVPELIPETDLEKERYAAALRRKQLSLLLAGKIKPNDATELKALFI
- a CDS encoding SPOR domain-containing protein, with amino-acid sequence MQLEHYISDLLYRYDCVTIPEFGSFLTQRQSAQVHDSTNAFYPPKKTLSFNEQIQTNDGLLIRYIADVEKIPFETALQNLSKRVKSLKSYLAEGETLSFENIGDLTFNAESKIEFNPSYHLNYLTDAFGLSQFVSPAVTREVYKEEEEVETIEKVIPLTITPEKRNTTSFFKYAAIAVVALGVAGFGFNNYVNNVDQHNQIAQEEANTQLDSQIQEATFVISNPLPAITLNVNKQSGNYHIVAGAFREEENSDKKVSQLQDQGFKARKIGKNRHGLHQVVYASYTSREDAFNALNAIRKEQNKDAWVLIKAID
- a CDS encoding murein hydrolase activator EnvC family protein; its protein translation is MKQRLLLLSVICFVLLGSTSALAQKNKIDQLEAQRLEIKQQIKQINDLLFKNQSKQKSQTTLIEDLNYKLSVRRNLIKVTNQQANLINRSINVNQKKISNLREELVILKDNYAKTIRNTYKNKSSQSRVMFLLSSNDFRQAYKRLQYMNQYSKYQKEQGENIKEKALKLQNLNLELGQQKAAKDKLIAENREVQKALEVDMKQHETVMASIKQNLNKYAAQVKEKQKEAREIDREIDKIIKEAIASSNKKANAKNKTTKSSTTFALTPEAKILAADFLSNKGKLVWPVEKGLVKVKYGIQRHPTDASLSINSTGVRIATEKDAIVRTVFKGEVLKIIVQKRGNPTVLIKHGNYITAYHNLKKISVKPGDKVVSKQEIGEVFTDSKGETLLWFSLYKNDKSVNPAEWIYKM